The Metabacillus litoralis genome contains a region encoding:
- a CDS encoding DUF6612 family protein, which produces MKKTLSVLFSAMLVFILAACNQTATTVNESSKTEEENKKENISELTLEQVMTNSMEASEEMKSFAVQMDMKQEMTVPGQTEAINMESAIDMKVVTEPMTLYQKMDMKMNDVGADNALSTETYFSADGIYILDPAANQWMKFPKEMSDQLMQLSNQQTNPAEEIKKLQQFVDDFSFEQDEQNYILKLNASGDKFTEFIKETVKETFPEELSAGEDMFNNMKINKVTYEILIDKETYYPTSLNTIMDMEITAEGETLKMKQNMKGKYSDFNTIEEVKVPQEVIDNAVEMDM; this is translated from the coding sequence TTGAAAAAAACGTTATCAGTACTGTTTTCAGCCATGCTAGTGTTTATACTTGCAGCATGTAATCAGACTGCTACAACAGTAAATGAAAGTTCAAAGACAGAAGAAGAAAATAAAAAAGAAAATATATCAGAGCTAACCCTCGAACAGGTTATGACAAATTCAATGGAAGCTTCGGAAGAAATGAAGAGCTTTGCTGTTCAAATGGATATGAAGCAAGAAATGACTGTCCCAGGACAAACAGAAGCCATTAATATGGAGTCGGCAATTGATATGAAGGTCGTGACAGAGCCAATGACTTTATATCAAAAGATGGATATGAAAATGAATGATGTTGGAGCAGACAATGCATTATCGACTGAAACATATTTTTCTGCCGATGGAATTTATATATTAGATCCAGCTGCAAACCAGTGGATGAAATTCCCGAAGGAAATGTCTGATCAGCTTATGCAGTTATCGAATCAACAAACAAACCCAGCAGAAGAAATCAAAAAACTTCAGCAATTTGTTGATGATTTCTCTTTTGAACAAGATGAACAAAATTATATTCTCAAATTAAATGCTTCTGGTGATAAATTTACAGAATTCATAAAAGAAACAGTTAAAGAAACATTTCCAGAAGAATTATCTGCAGGTGAAGACATGTTTAATAACATGAAAATCAATAAAGTAACGTATGAAATACTTATTGATAAAGAAACATACTACCCAACTAGCTTAAATACAATAATGGATATGGAAATTACCGCTGAAGGCGAGACACTTAAAATGAAGCAAAACATGAAAGGGAAATA
- a CDS encoding single-stranded DNA-binding protein: MINQIILVGRLTKDPEIRYTADGAPVANITLAVSRSFRNAAGEIETDFVNCTVWRRTAENTANYCRKGSIVGVTGRLQTRSYENAEKTRVYVTEVVADSVRFMSSKPRELVEQES, from the coding sequence GTGATCAATCAAATCATTTTGGTTGGAAGATTAACAAAAGATCCCGAAATTCGGTACACAGCAGATGGAGCACCAGTTGCAAACATTACACTTGCGGTTAGCCGAAGTTTCCGAAATGCAGCTGGAGAAATTGAAACAGATTTTGTAAATTGTACGGTATGGAGACGAACTGCTGAGAATACGGCTAACTACTGCCGCAAAGGTTCAATCGTAGGAGTCACAGGTCGCCTCCAAACACGCAGCTATGAAAATGCTGAAAAAACCCGTGTGTATGTTACAGAAGTTGTTGCTGACTCTGTTCGCTTTATGAGTAGCAAGCCACGTGAACTAGTTGAGCAAGAATCTTAA
- a CDS encoding helix-turn-helix domain-containing protein, with the protein MNLRFYREQNGWSQEQLAEKISVSRPVITRLETGEQAPDLSYLISLSNAFQVSIDHLLGRDEQTNEYLYEMYGKYQAEGSVSQLIDYLIKNPKFTQSLQELLLVKTKDRKEIEAIIMTIIERVSNVSK; encoded by the coding sequence ATGAATCTAAGATTTTATCGTGAACAAAATGGTTGGTCACAGGAGCAATTAGCCGAAAAAATCAGCGTATCCCGACCAGTTATTACCCGCCTTGAAACAGGTGAGCAAGCCCCTGATCTATCTTATTTAATATCGCTTAGCAATGCTTTTCAAGTGAGCATTGATCATCTGCTTGGACGCGATGAGCAGACAAATGAATACCTTTATGAAATGTATGGAAAATATCAAGCTGAAGGCTCCGTTTCTCAGTTGATTGATTATTTAATAAAAAATCCTAAATTCACGCAAAGCCTGCAAGAACTTTTATTAGTGAAAACGAAAGATCGAAAAGAAATTGAAGCCATCATTATGACCATCATTGAACGAGTTTCAAATGTATCGAAATAG
- a CDS encoding YwpF family protein, with protein sequence MKTFKLVGLQIEDTAVTENGVIPLKDGLVINKEDGENSWLIEALISKEWLPLFNEHMEQPDTQLKVLVTISKTTNTPAQISASVKNITELDESISVLLDGRLLARSV encoded by the coding sequence ATGAAAACGTTCAAGCTTGTCGGTCTACAGATTGAGGATACAGCAGTAACTGAAAACGGCGTAATTCCTTTGAAAGATGGTCTTGTAATTAACAAAGAAGATGGCGAAAACTCGTGGTTAATTGAAGCTTTAATTTCAAAAGAATGGTTACCTCTTTTTAATGAGCACATGGAGCAACCAGATACACAACTGAAGGTGCTTGTTACAATCTCCAAAACAACCAATACACCTGCGCAAATATCTGCCAGTGTAAAGAACATCACAGAATTGGATGAATCTATTTCTGTTTTGTTGGATGGACGGTTGCTGGCGAGGTCGGTTTAG
- the cotJC gene encoding spore coat protein CotJC translates to MWVYEKKLQYPVKVSTCNPTLAKYLIEQYGGADGELAAALRYLNQRYTIPDKVVGLLNDIGTEEFAHLEMIATMIYKLTKDATPEQLKAAGLAPHYVNHDSALFYHNAAGNPFTTEYIQAKGDPIADLYEDIAAEEKARATYQWIINMSDDPDLNDSLAFLREREIVHSQRFREAVEILKEERDRKKIF, encoded by the coding sequence ATGTGGGTTTATGAAAAAAAACTTCAATACCCTGTAAAAGTAAGTACATGTAACCCGACACTTGCGAAATATCTGATTGAACAATACGGCGGGGCCGATGGGGAACTCGCGGCTGCACTTCGCTACTTAAATCAACGGTACACGATTCCTGACAAAGTTGTGGGCTTATTAAACGATATCGGCACAGAGGAATTTGCCCACCTTGAAATGATCGCAACAATGATTTACAAGCTTACAAAAGATGCCACACCTGAGCAGCTAAAAGCAGCGGGCCTTGCTCCACACTATGTGAACCATGACTCAGCGCTTTTCTATCACAATGCTGCAGGCAACCCATTCACAACTGAATACATCCAAGCAAAAGGCGATCCAATTGCTGACCTTTACGAAGACATCGCCGCAGAAGAAAAAGCACGTGCTACATATCAGTGGATCATTAATATGTCCGATGACCCTGATTTAAATGACAGTTTAGCCTTCCTACGTGAACGCGAAATTGTCCACTCGCAACGTTTTAGAGAAGCGGTTGAAATTTTAAAAGAAGAAAGAGACCGGAAGAAGATATTTTAA
- a CDS encoding spore coat protein CotJB: MSHKQLPDEYYKLLEELQAVDFVLVELTLYLDTHPNDMQALQQFNQYAAFSKQLRQTFEAKFGMLTQYGGSFADANWSWGTAPWPWQV, translated from the coding sequence ATGAGTCACAAGCAATTACCAGATGAATATTACAAGCTCCTAGAAGAGCTTCAAGCTGTAGACTTTGTACTTGTTGAGCTAACACTATACTTAGATACACATCCAAATGACATGCAAGCCCTCCAACAATTTAACCAATACGCTGCCTTTTCCAAGCAATTAAGACAGACGTTTGAAGCCAAATTCGGCATGCTCACACAATACGGTGGCAGCTTTGCTGATGCAAATTGGAGTTGGGGAACTGCTCCATGGCCTTGGCAGGTGTAG
- a CDS encoding spore coat associated protein CotJA, producing MNAPYQQHLTYMKTYHPFHSRFDPCRPIGVKYYSTPPHLYMGFQPPTLQQFPPRVALKKGTLWPALYDDYVNPYEAKGGPKP from the coding sequence ATGAATGCTCCATACCAACAGCATCTAACGTATATGAAAACCTATCATCCGTTCCATAGTCGATTTGATCCTTGTCGTCCGATTGGTGTGAAATATTATTCAACACCACCGCATTTATATATGGGTTTTCAACCACCAACCCTACAACAGTTTCCACCTAGAGTTGCACTGAAAAAGGGAACACTTTGGCCTGCATTATATGATGATTACGTAAATCCATATGAGGCAAAAGGAGGTCCTAAGCCATGA
- the fabZ gene encoding 3-hydroxyacyl-ACP dehydratase FabZ → MLDSNEIKNIIPHRYPFLLVDRVLEVEEGTRAVGIKNVSANEEFFNGHFPDYPVMPGVLIVEALAQVGAVAILKKEENRGRLAFFAGIDNCRFKKQVVPGDQLRLEVEITRLRGSLGKGKAIATVDGEVACETEIMFALGEKKSEE, encoded by the coding sequence ATGCTAGATAGTAATGAAATCAAGAATATCATTCCACACCGTTACCCATTTTTACTTGTGGACCGCGTGCTCGAGGTTGAAGAAGGAACACGTGCAGTAGGAATCAAAAACGTATCAGCGAACGAAGAGTTTTTTAACGGCCATTTCCCAGATTACCCAGTCATGCCCGGCGTATTAATCGTAGAAGCACTTGCACAAGTTGGCGCTGTAGCTATCTTAAAAAAGGAAGAAAACCGCGGTAGACTAGCCTTTTTTGCTGGGATTGATAATTGCCGTTTTAAAAAGCAAGTTGTACCAGGTGATCAGCTCAGGCTAGAAGTGGAGATTACACGTTTACGTGGTTCACTTGGAAAAGGCAAGGCAATCGCAACAGTTGATGGCGAAGTAGCATGTGAGACAGAAATCATGTTTGCTTTAGGTGAGAAAAAATCAGAAGAGTAA
- a CDS encoding DNA-directed RNA polymerase subunit beta, with translation MVAKETTKPISREEVKKAKKSKKEQENHEESRQKVSVRVRLLPIWARVLLVLILMVVSTIAGLIVGYGVIGSGEPKDALEKSTWQHIIDLVEKE, from the coding sequence TTGGTAGCTAAAGAAACGACGAAACCGATCAGTCGAGAAGAAGTGAAAAAGGCCAAAAAGTCTAAAAAAGAACAAGAGAATCATGAGGAAAGCCGCCAAAAGGTGAGTGTTCGAGTGCGTTTGCTCCCTATTTGGGCAAGGGTCCTGCTTGTTTTAATTCTTATGGTTGTAAGCACAATCGCTGGACTTATCGTCGGCTACGGAGTCATTGGTAGTGGCGAGCCAAAGGATGCCCTCGAAAAATCGACTTGGCAGCACATCATTGACTTGGTTGAAAAAGAATAA
- a CDS encoding flagellar hook-basal body protein translates to MLRSMITATNTMSQLQKQLDQIGHNMANIDTQSYKRTETSFSELVRQQFNNQPNGAEEIAEQRFGRELGIRQGTGAMLNSSLVFTQGNMKQTSRELDIAFTLPNQFLQIDVNGEINYTRDGALYLSPTNDGTNQLLLTTSDGSPVLDENQNPIRFNDDFQKIVISNDGTISTVQNDQTEAPQEFQLGVVQVDRPQMLIQNGNNRYGLKDLGGIPLNEVLTFLEGELRGDVAMEQGALEMSNVDLSKEMTDLLISQRSYQMNAKSVTLGDQMLGLINGVR, encoded by the coding sequence ATGCTACGCTCAATGATAACAGCGACGAATACGATGAGTCAGCTTCAAAAGCAGCTTGATCAAATCGGCCACAATATGGCGAATATTGATACACAAAGCTATAAAAGAACAGAAACTTCTTTCTCTGAGCTTGTACGTCAACAATTTAATAACCAGCCAAACGGAGCGGAGGAAATTGCAGAGCAACGTTTCGGCAGGGAATTAGGAATCAGACAGGGAACGGGAGCTATGCTTAACAGCAGCCTTGTTTTTACACAAGGAAACATGAAGCAAACAAGCAGAGAGCTTGATATTGCCTTTACTCTTCCTAATCAATTTTTACAAATTGACGTTAACGGGGAGATTAATTATACAAGAGATGGTGCATTATACTTATCACCAACAAATGATGGAACAAATCAATTATTGCTAACAACTTCTGATGGGAGTCCGGTTCTTGATGAAAATCAAAATCCAATTCGTTTTAATGATGATTTTCAAAAAATCGTTATTTCTAATGATGGAACGATTTCTACCGTTCAAAATGACCAAACAGAAGCACCACAAGAATTTCAACTCGGTGTTGTCCAAGTGGATCGCCCGCAAATGTTAATCCAAAACGGAAACAATCGTTATGGATTAAAAGATTTAGGCGGCATTCCGTTAAATGAAGTGTTAACGTTTCTAGAAGGTGAGCTGCGCGGCGATGTAGCGATGGAGCAAGGGGCACTTGAAATGTCCAATGTTGACTTATCCAAGGAAATGACCGATTTATTAATCTCACAGCGTTCTTATCAGATGAATGCAAAATCGGTTACACTTGGTGACCAAATGCTGGGATTAATAAACGGCGTAAGATAG
- a CDS encoding flagellar hook-basal body protein, which translates to MLRGLYTATAGMLAQQRRTEMLSNNMANANTAGYKADQASVRAFPEMLLNRLENKSVPTTNGSRFGQVTPIGSINTGAYVQELQSTFSQGGLKETGLYSDVALLEEIIPLNAETNVKGALFFAVQNQAGEERYTRNGHFTRDNNGILLSGGNPVLSTTGQPISIQSSEFQVTPDGEVIADGEFVAQIDVRFEADVRNLVKEGNGLYRTFNNEELPTAVNNENIQYNLRQNYLETSTVDVGRTYTDMMTAYRSFEANQKVLQAYDKSMDKAANEIGRI; encoded by the coding sequence ATGTTAAGAGGTTTATATACAGCAACAGCAGGAATGCTTGCACAGCAAAGACGTACTGAAATGCTTTCAAATAATATGGCTAATGCCAATACAGCGGGTTATAAAGCGGATCAAGCAAGTGTCCGCGCATTTCCCGAAATGCTTTTAAATAGATTGGAAAATAAATCAGTACCAACAACAAATGGTTCAAGATTTGGTCAAGTCACACCAATTGGTTCGATTAACACAGGTGCTTATGTCCAAGAACTACAAAGTACTTTTTCACAAGGTGGTCTTAAAGAGACTGGCTTGTACTCGGATGTAGCTCTTTTAGAAGAGATTATTCCCTTAAATGCAGAAACAAATGTAAAAGGTGCTTTGTTTTTTGCGGTTCAAAATCAAGCAGGAGAAGAGCGCTATACTCGTAATGGACATTTCACACGGGATAATAACGGGATCCTTCTTTCTGGTGGGAATCCGGTTTTATCTACAACTGGGCAGCCAATCTCCATTCAGTCTAGTGAATTCCAGGTAACGCCTGATGGAGAAGTGATTGCGGATGGAGAGTTCGTAGCGCAAATTGATGTTCGTTTTGAAGCGGATGTTCGTAACCTTGTAAAAGAAGGTAATGGTTTATATCGCACATTTAATAATGAAGAACTGCCAACAGCCGTAAACAACGAAAACATTCAATATAATCTAAGACAAAATTACTTAGAAACTTCAACAGTAGATGTTGGACGTACGTACACAGATATGATGACAGCTTACCGTTCGTTTGAAGCGAATCAAAAGGTATTGCAAGCTTATGATAAGAGTATGGACAAGGCCGCGAACGAAATCGGCCGCATATAA
- a CDS encoding amidase, translating into MMKMKVVLLTLLFLLGSQLGGLALNHKAQAEGAPDYSTWLWDTSKIVYDREATLQFLEAKQVSHVFLQIDRSIDVAYYHTFISEAAKLGMDVYALDGAPNWGANNKAFLNFLNWVGNYQNGAAAGEKFAGIHLDIEPYLTEQWTTNYSAAVLKYQGAILAAANTASTLDISLAVDIPFWFDEMNFRNKHGKGNLAEWALKNTDEVTIMAYRDKAVGPNGIIELVKYEMDLAVLLNKDVTIAVETMNLGSSDGFLTFFEEGQAEMNNQLGLVLDQYQDYSSFGGFAVHHVGSWMELE; encoded by the coding sequence ATGATGAAAATGAAGGTTGTACTTCTGACATTACTATTTTTATTAGGATCTCAACTAGGAGGTCTAGCTTTGAATCATAAAGCACAAGCTGAGGGTGCTCCAGATTATTCAACATGGCTCTGGGATACGAGTAAAATTGTGTATGACCGTGAAGCTACATTGCAGTTTTTAGAAGCAAAGCAAGTATCACATGTGTTTTTGCAGATTGACCGTAGTATTGATGTTGCCTACTATCACACTTTTATTAGTGAAGCTGCAAAGCTAGGTATGGATGTTTACGCGTTAGATGGAGCACCAAATTGGGGTGCTAACAATAAAGCCTTTTTGAACTTTTTAAATTGGGTTGGTAATTACCAGAACGGGGCAGCTGCTGGTGAGAAGTTCGCCGGAATTCACCTTGATATTGAGCCATACTTAACAGAGCAATGGACAACAAACTATAGTGCTGCTGTTCTGAAATACCAAGGAGCCATTTTAGCTGCAGCTAATACCGCATCAACATTAGATATCAGCCTCGCTGTTGACATTCCGTTTTGGTTTGATGAAATGAACTTCCGTAACAAGCACGGAAAAGGAAACCTAGCCGAATGGGCGTTGAAAAATACAGATGAAGTGACCATTATGGCCTACCGCGACAAAGCCGTTGGTCCGAATGGCATTATTGAATTAGTGAAATATGAGATGGATCTGGCTGTGTTGCTTAATAAAGATGTAACGATCGCAGTTGAAACGATGAATCTTGGTAGCAGTGACGGATTTTTAACGTTTTTTGAAGAAGGTCAGGCCGAAATGAATAATCAGCTAGGACTTGTTTTAGATCAATATCAGGATTATTCAAGTTTTGGTGGGTTTGCTGTGCATCATGTTGGTAGTTGGATGGAGTTGGAGTAG
- a CDS encoding rod shape-determining protein — protein sequence MFARDIGIDLGTANVLIHVKGKGIVLNEPSVVALDKNSGKVLAVGEEARRMVGRTPGNIVAIRPLKDGVIADFEVTEAMLKHFINKLNVKGLFSKPRMLICCPTNITSVEQKAIKEAAEKSGGKNVFLEEEPKVAAIGAGMDIFQPYGNMVVDIGGGTTDVAVLSMGDIVTASSIKMAGDKFDNEILQYIKREYKLLIGERTAEEIKINVATVFPGARYEEINIRGRDMVTGLPRTITVNSTEVESALREPVAAIVQAAKSVLERTPPELSADIIDRGVILTGGGALLNGLDQLLAEELKVPVLVAESPMDCVAIGTGIMLDNMDKLPRKKFG from the coding sequence ATGTTCGCGAGGGATATTGGTATAGATCTTGGTACGGCAAATGTACTGATTCATGTTAAGGGTAAAGGAATTGTTCTGAATGAACCTTCCGTTGTTGCGTTAGACAAGAATTCCGGAAAGGTTCTTGCCGTTGGTGAAGAAGCAAGACGTATGGTAGGACGTACTCCTGGGAATATTGTTGCCATTCGCCCATTAAAAGATGGCGTCATCGCAGATTTTGAAGTAACAGAAGCAATGTTAAAGCATTTTATTAATAAGTTAAATGTAAAAGGATTATTTTCAAAACCACGCATGTTAATTTGCTGCCCAACGAATATAACATCTGTTGAGCAGAAAGCCATTAAAGAAGCTGCTGAAAAAAGCGGTGGAAAAAATGTATTCCTAGAGGAAGAACCAAAAGTAGCGGCAATTGGCGCCGGTATGGACATCTTCCAACCTTATGGAAACATGGTTGTAGATATTGGCGGTGGTACTACTGATGTCGCTGTGTTATCAATGGGCGATATTGTCACCGCCTCTTCTATTAAAATGGCAGGGGACAAGTTTGATAATGAAATCCTGCAATATATTAAAAGAGAGTACAAGCTTCTAATCGGTGAACGTACAGCTGAAGAAATTAAAATCAATGTTGCAACGGTATTCCCAGGCGCACGTTATGAAGAAATTAACATTCGTGGACGTGATATGGTGACAGGTTTACCTCGCACAATTACAGTAAATTCAACCGAAGTAGAATCAGCACTTCGTGAACCAGTTGCTGCGATTGTACAAGCTGCTAAGAGTGTCTTAGAACGCACTCCTCCAGAACTATCAGCCGACATTATCGACCGCGGCGTGATCTTAACAGGTGGCGGAGCCCTTCTAAACGGCCTTGATCAGCTACTAGCAGAAGAATTAAAAGTCCCAGTATTAGTAGCAGAATCACCAATGGATTGTGTTGCAATCGGAACAGGAATTATGCTTGACAACATGGACAAACTTCCACGCAAAAAATTTGGATAA
- the spoIIID gene encoding sporulation transcriptional regulator SpoIIID codes for MHDYIKERTIKIGKYIVETKKTVRVIAKEFGVSKSTVHKDLTERLPEINPDLANEVKEILDYHKSIRHLRGGEATKLKYKKDEILEEEPVK; via the coding sequence GTGCACGATTACATCAAAGAACGCACAATCAAGATTGGGAAGTATATCGTGGAGACAAAGAAAACAGTTCGCGTCATCGCGAAGGAGTTTGGAGTTTCCAAAAGTACCGTCCATAAGGATTTAACGGAAAGGTTACCTGAAATTAATCCTGATCTTGCGAATGAGGTAAAGGAGATACTTGATTACCATAAATCAATTAGACATTTGCGTGGTGGAGAAGCAACAAAGCTTAAGTACAAGAAGGACGAGATTTTAGAAGAAGAACCAGTGAAATAA
- a CDS encoding sodium:solute symporter family protein encodes MDAQFLVSLTIILLTFALYIGIAVYNTAKETSDFYVAGRGVPPIFNGMAIGADWMSAASFIGLAGTIMLLGYDGLAYIMGWTGGYLLLTFLLAPQLRKYGRYTVPEFIGDRYNSHTARVIAAICTIIISFTYSIGQLSGSGVVIGRLFEIDAKIGTMIGVVLIAFYAAFGGMKGITWTQVAQYIILIIAYLIPVIFMSLQITGNPAPWLSYGKIVEEMGELDRQLGISEYFAPFTNGTKWQFLALMFTLMAGTAGLPHVIVRFYTVSTMKAARWSGAWAILFIGLLYLSAPAYAAFSRFILMTQVAGQKLSELPAWTTSWVNTGKLQLADGNGDGVLQWNELIISNDIVVMATPEIANLGMFVIGLVAAGAMAAALSTAGGLMIAISSSFAHDIYYRVMKPNASEKNRLAVARWSIVIATLFAGLIALNPPGAITQIVAWAFALASGTFFPALLIGVWWKRSNTPGVISGMVVGLAVTLIYIFASKYGGFTIAGIIDTGAGIFGATAAILTNIIVSLSTKAPSIKTQEEVLNLRYPEQMTYKDGEVWMD; translated from the coding sequence TTGGACGCTCAATTTTTAGTATCTCTCACAATCATTCTATTAACATTTGCTTTATATATCGGAATTGCTGTTTACAACACAGCCAAGGAAACATCTGATTTCTATGTAGCGGGCCGCGGAGTCCCACCGATTTTTAACGGAATGGCCATCGGTGCCGACTGGATGAGTGCTGCATCCTTTATCGGGCTAGCCGGTACAATTATGTTACTTGGTTATGACGGATTGGCATATATTATGGGGTGGACAGGAGGATATTTACTTCTAACATTCTTACTAGCACCACAGCTAAGAAAATACGGTCGATACACGGTACCAGAGTTCATTGGTGACCGATACAATTCCCACACCGCACGTGTTATTGCGGCCATTTGTACGATCATCATCAGCTTCACGTACTCAATCGGTCAGCTTTCCGGTTCAGGGGTCGTGATCGGGCGACTTTTTGAAATCGATGCAAAAATAGGAACGATGATTGGAGTTGTTCTTATTGCTTTTTATGCTGCCTTTGGGGGGATGAAAGGAATCACTTGGACTCAGGTTGCGCAATATATTATCTTAATTATTGCTTACTTGATCCCGGTTATTTTCATGTCTTTACAAATCACAGGCAACCCAGCACCATGGTTATCCTACGGGAAAATTGTAGAGGAAATGGGTGAGCTGGATCGTCAGCTAGGAATCTCAGAATATTTTGCTCCATTTACAAACGGGACGAAGTGGCAGTTCTTAGCCCTTATGTTCACCTTAATGGCAGGAACAGCTGGTCTTCCACACGTTATTGTTCGTTTCTATACCGTTTCAACAATGAAAGCGGCAAGATGGTCAGGAGCATGGGCAATATTGTTTATCGGACTTTTATATTTATCTGCTCCGGCATATGCAGCATTTTCTCGCTTTATTTTAATGACACAAGTTGCAGGACAAAAGCTATCTGAATTACCGGCATGGACAACATCATGGGTCAACACAGGAAAGCTCCAGCTTGCAGATGGCAATGGAGATGGCGTTCTTCAATGGAACGAACTGATCATTTCCAATGATATCGTCGTTATGGCAACACCTGAAATTGCCAACCTAGGTATGTTCGTTATCGGCTTAGTTGCAGCCGGTGCCATGGCAGCTGCCCTTTCAACAGCTGGTGGACTAATGATTGCGATCTCATCTTCATTTGCACACGACATTTACTATCGAGTTATGAAACCAAACGCATCAGAAAAGAATCGTCTAGCAGTAGCACGTTGGTCCATTGTTATTGCAACATTATTCGCTGGTCTTATTGCGCTAAACCCACCGGGAGCAATCACACAAATCGTTGCTTGGGCCTTCGCTCTCGCATCAGGAACCTTCTTCCCAGCTCTCTTAATTGGAGTATGGTGGAAACGCTCTAACACACCAGGTGTCATCTCTGGAATGGTCGTCGGTCTTGCCGTCACACTCATCTACATCTTTGCCAGCAAATACGGCGGCTTCACCATCGCAGGCATCATCGACACCGGTGCAGGAATCTTCGGCGCCACAGCAGCCATCTTAACAAACATAATCGTCTCACTCTCAACAAAAGCACCATCCATCAAAACACAAGAAGAAGTACTCAACCTGCGCTACCCTGAACAGATGACGTATAAAGATGGGGAGGTCTGGATGGACTAG
- a CDS encoding DUF4212 domain-containing protein, with protein sequence MKKIDKKVADAYFKERTRNILIYLLIGALSSFGVVLFAEFFSGFTINGFPFHYFMGAQGAVVVFILLLFINAKVSDSIDRKYGIDESKNEQLSAGKTLDH encoded by the coding sequence ATGAAAAAGATTGATAAAAAAGTAGCTGATGCTTATTTCAAGGAGCGCACAAGAAATATTTTGATTTATTTACTCATCGGGGCACTTTCATCGTTTGGTGTTGTGTTATTTGCTGAGTTCTTTAGCGGGTTTACCATTAACGGCTTCCCGTTTCACTATTTTATGGGTGCTCAAGGGGCAGTTGTCGTCTTTATTCTTTTATTGTTTATTAACGCAAAAGTTAGTGACTCAATCGATCGGAAATATGGAATCGATGAAAGTAAAAATGAACAGCTTAGTGCTGGTAAAACGTTAGATCATTAA
- a CDS encoding VanZ family protein produces MITICFAVYIGILFYLLFFSAYRKSVEGVVSYNFIPFQTIGQYFYSFDGLALTDQFIGNMLAFAPFGFLLPIIFVTTFTRVLGYSFLLSLSVEVAQFLFRVGAFDVDDLILNVAGGGIGFLGYIVIKKSRLISN; encoded by the coding sequence TTGATTACTATTTGTTTTGCCGTATATATAGGAATTCTGTTTTATCTTCTGTTTTTTTCCGCTTATCGAAAATCTGTTGAAGGGGTCGTATCTTATAACTTCATTCCTTTTCAAACAATTGGGCAGTATTTTTATTCTTTTGACGGACTAGCTTTGACAGATCAGTTTATAGGAAACATGCTAGCTTTTGCTCCGTTTGGCTTTTTGTTGCCAATCATTTTCGTCACGACTTTTACAAGAGTATTGGGGTATTCTTTCTTACTTTCCTTGTCTGTGGAGGTTGCTCAGTTCCTCTTTCGGGTTGGAGCGTTTGATGTGGATGATCTGATTTTAAATGTTGCAGGTGGAGGTATTGGTTTTTTAGGATATATAGTCATAAAAAAATCGAGGTTGATCTCTAATTAA